GCCACATGATCATTCATGCCAACGTTTAAGCACTTTTCTTTATCACCCGCCATCGCATTTGCGGTCATGGCAATAATAGGTAATAGCTCGTAAGCCGCATTTTTACGAATATGCTCTGTTGCTGTATAACCATCCATCACAGGCATCTGGCAATCCATCAATACTAAGTCAAAGTCTTGCTGGTTAAGTTTGTCTAATGCAATTTGGCCATTGTCAGCAATGGTGAGTTCAATCCCCACTTGCTCTAAAAACTCAGTGGCGACTTCTTGGTTCATATCGTTATCTTCAACTAACAATATTTTCTTGCCTTTGAGCTGGTCTAACAAAGCTTCATTAAGCTCAGTGGCTTTCGCTCTCACAGGCATATGCCCCTGCTTGCCTAGAGCTGACATAATGGCATCAAGCAAACGTGAAGCACTCACTGGTTTGGTTATGTAGCCATTAATGCCCAAGCGATTAATTGAATCAGTAAACTCAGCAGTTGCATGCGCCGATACCATAATCGTCAATGGCGGATTAGCGCTTTGATTGATAATCGTCTCAGCAGTTTTTAATCCATCAAGACCCGGCATTTTCCAATCTATTAAGGCTAGTTGATAATCGTTAGAATGGCACTTGGATATAGCCTCTGTACCATCTTTGGCTAGCGCCACATTAAAGCCCATACTGGTAAGCATAGTTTGCAAAATATCTCGGGCGGTTTGATTGTCATCAACAACCAATATCTCCATTCCTTCCAACTCTTGAGTGACCTTCAGTTGTAAGTCGTCAGCCTGACTCACATTAGCAGTGAAGTAGAATGTACTACCTATACCACGCTTGCTTTCAACTCCAATTTCACCGCCCATGAGCTCAACCAGTTGCTTACAAATCGCTAAGCCTAAGCCAGTACCACCATATTTTCTGGTGGTTGAACTATCAGCTTGGCTAAATGACTTAAACAGTTTATTGCACTGCTCAGGAGTGAGGCCAATACCGCTATCTCTAACACTAAACTTAAGTTCGAGTTCATCACCTTGCTGAGTGATAGATTCAATCGCGAGGATCACTTCGCCCCGCTCAGTAAACTTGATGGCATTATTCATCAAATTAATCAGCACTTGACTCAATCTCAACGGATCGCCCATTAAGTGACTAGGGATATTGGGCGCAACAGAGAACAACAACTCCAATTGTTTATCGGCGGCTTTTGCGGCAAACATATCGCTGAGATCTTCCAGCATGGTATCAAGCTGAAACGGCACTATCTCAATTTCCATTTTGCCGGCTTCAATTTTTGAAAAGTCCAGAATATCGTTAATGATCCCAAGCAAGGATTTTGATGCACGCTCAATTTTTTCAACGAAATTATGCTGTTTTTTGTCTAAGTCCGTTTGTAAACACAGATGAGACATACCAATAATCGCATTCATAGGTGTTCTAATTTCGTGTGACATGTTAGCTAAAAAGTCACTCTTGGCTTTACTTGCCGCATCCGCATCATCTTTCGCTTGTTTTAACTCGTTCGAGACCGTCATTAAGCTGGTAATATCAGCCATAGAAACTACAGATGAAGTCACTTCACCTTGATCGCTCTTAAGCGCAGCAAAGGTCATGTCCATCCAAATAACTTCACCGCTTTGGCTGAGCACTCTCGGTTCAATATTAAAATTATCAAAAGCGCCACTGACTAACAGTTCAAATCTTTCTCTGGCGAGTTTTTTATCCTCGACGGCCATAAACTCGAAAAAGAGCTTACCTTCTAAATCATTTGAGTTAATGCCGATATTACGACCAAAGTGTTCATTACAATTAATGATCACACCATGAATATCGATATTCACAATGCCCATTTCCGCGGTGTTAAGCAGGGTTCGTAAATGCTTTTCTCGGTCTGCAAGGCGATTTTCGGCATTTTTCCTGTCAGTGACATCCATTAAGTAGCCATTCCAGAGCACTGCATCATTGGCTAACGCCTGACCTTTCGCCCCAGCTTGCAGCCAGATAATTTCACCTGAAGGATGTCGATATCTAAATTCTGTGACCCAATGAAGGCCCTGTGTACTTTTACCCGATAGATCATCAATGACGGTTTGTCTTTCGCTATCAATAATTCGACCAATCAATAAATCAAAATCTTGCATTAACATGTCACGTGGAAATCCAATGATGCTTATGCAGGCTTCTGATAAAAAGCTAAACTCCCGCTCAGTCTCTGAATGCCATATCATTTGGTAAACTAAATTAGGTAAGGATTCTGTGATATTCTCTAATTGTTTTTGAGAGTTTTGGATGGTTTCAAGGGCACTTTTTCTTTCAGTAACATCATTGATGCTGCCGTCAAACCATAAAGGTGTGCCCTGCTCGTCATAGCTGGCTTTACCTTTTTCTTGTATCCATTTGATACTGCCATCACGGTGATAAATACGGTACTCAACATCGAAACTTTGCTGAGTGTTAATTGCCTCAGATATTGCAGCAAAACAAGCTGCATCATCATCAGGATGAATAATGGTATTAAATTGCAGCTTGTTACTTTCAATAATGTCAGATGCTGGATAACCAGTAATATCAGCAATATTGTTACTGACATACTCCATAATCCAATGATCACCAATTCGAGTTCGGTAAATTGCCCCTGGAATATTTGCTACCAAGCCTCTAAATCGACTTTCGCTATCTTTGATCTTTCTTTCTATTGCCATTTGATTCGTTAAATCACGGATGGTTGCCGCTATTTGTTTTTTGCCGTCATGTGCAATAGGCAATAAGGCTAAATTAATTTCCACCTGCATTTCAGATGTATCAGACTTTAATGCAACCCAGCCTTCTTTAGGTGTAGTGAAACGTGTTAGTCCTTGCTCTAAAAACACTGCTCTTACAGCATCATGTTTGCTCCTATATCGCTCAGGAAATAACAACTCCACATTAAGCTTTAATAGTGCATCAGCTGAATATCCGAATAACTCTTGGCAGCGGGTATTGGTGAAAATAATCCCCCCCTGCTCATCCACAATTAACATCGCTTGTGGTGATGACTCGATTACAGCATTTGACCATACTGCAGCAGAGAATTGCTCGGTGACATCGGTAAAAAGCATTTCTACAGAAATTAGCTCACCAGAGTCGGCAACTAAAGGTTGCATGAAAACATCTAAGCGTCTTATTTCACTATCACCAGCGAGCATTTCAACTTGATGGGCTGGCACCGATTTGCCCTCAAGTGCTTGTTCCATGTAATTCCAATTAGCTTCATTAATTGGATCACTGGTAAACATACGTTGGTACTTGCGTTTTAGTGTGTCGGCATCGACTTGCAACACCTTTTTAACCCCATCACTCACTTGAGCTAATTGCCCATTAGCATCTAATGAACAATAAAATGATTTATCACTCATACCATCGATTAAGCTTGCGAAACGACTACCGGTAGAGTCCTTTAATGCCAACTCTCTTTCTTCAAGCAAAGCAGCTAGTTGGTTAAATTTTTGGGTTAATGTTGATACCTCGGAAATATTAGAACGATCGGCAGTTAGGCGATCTATCCTACCTTCCCCAAAATCCATAATGCCATTTTCGAGATTTTCTAAGGGTCGACTTAGACGCTTGGAAGCAAGAATACTCGTTAATAACAGCGCAATAGATAAGAGTAATAATATGAATGCTAATCGTGAAAAATTAGACAAAAAGTATTGTCTAAGTTCACTATCACTGGTAGCAATAACCACTTGCCATTTTAACGACGAAACATTGGCAACACTAACAAGAAAACGGTCACCAGAAACGGTTACCGCTTCAGTTTGCCCTGCTATATTATTGGTTAAAAGTGATTTTAATTGGTCATTTTGAGGGTTGTCAGATAGCCACCTATCACTGCTACCTTTTAAGTCACTATTCTTTTCATCGTAAAAAATAATCTGATCATTACTGTCAAGAATCACGAGATTTTTACTGGGGATTTTCATCAAACTTGGTAAGTTGTTTAATGCAAGATCGGCGGTAACAACACCATATCGATCATCAACAGCTCCAAAGGCTTTAGAGTAAGTCATCATTAAGATGTTACCAGCACCTTCATCAAAATAAGGCTCTGACCATACTCCGGTTTTGCTTGCCATCGCGTCAGTCCACCAACTCCAACTTCCATCAGTGTAGTCATACGCTTCTGCCCCAATATCCATAATATGGATCTTGTTACCTTCACGGTAAGCAAACGGAGCATAACGCAGCTTTTGAGTTAAAAAGTTGGGACGGTAAGCAATTGCGCTACCAAAAATACTAGGATTACGTTCGAGTCGGTTGATAAGTAAGTTTTCAACTTTATCGATATCATCATATAAATCATCACTATCGATATAAGTTAAGTAATCAGATAAACCACGAGTGGTATTTTGAACTGAGTCCAGAACAAAATTAAGATGATTGGCTGAAAGAACAGCTTGTTGCTCTAAACGATCATAGACATCATTTTCATGTTCTTGGTAATTAATCCAGCCATTAAACCCATATACTAATGCCATGATTAAAATCAATGGCAAGGCAATATAAGCCAAAATTCGACTTCGAAAACTATGAAGCTTTTGCTTATTTTTATCCATAAATACAAGTCTCATTAGCAAGTCGAAATTAGGTTGTCGTCAAGTTAACCCTGCTGATATCCATAACTTGGCTTACTACAGCAACATTCACATTACGTTATGGTTTGATAATTACCAATACATCATAAGAAGGATTAAACTGCTCAAAAAACACTCTTACCACTATAAACCTTAAGCCTATGATTGCAATTACAAATACATCTAAACAATCCACACTCAGTGTAAGCTTACTCCCTTTAAAGGCTAGTCATCGTCGCCATTAGATACAACTAAAGTCGCAATATATTTTCTGAACTATTTTTAATGAATTTAAAATTCCCTTTTAAGATCGATCCTTAAGATCGAAACTATCGTATGATGATGTAATTAATAGATTTACTGGATCTTGTTATGCGAAGCGATGTGAGCCAAGTTGTCAGCCAACTAACGCAGGTATCAAAAGGGTTTACTGATGGTGACCAATATCATCAAGTACTCGATTGCGTCGATTTAACATTGAACATCGGAGACACCATTGCACTAACAGGGCCAAGTGGAACTGGGAAAAGCACCCTACTTAATATTATTGCAGGTTTTGAAAGAATCGATTCTGGTGCACTGCAGCTATTAGGTCAACAAGCTGAGCAATGGCAGGACAATCATTGGAGTGACTTTCGTCGTCAGCAACTCGGTATTGTATTTCAGCAATTTAATCTACTTACCCCATTAAATGTCATCGATAATATCCGCTTTCCATTACAATTGAATCAGTTGAAATGGAGCCCTTGGTGCGATGAACTGATTGATAAACTTGCACTCACTGAGGTGCTATCAAGACCCGTCGAAACCTTATCCGGTGGCCAACAACAACGTGTTGCCATTGCTAGAGCGCTCGTACATCAACCTGCATTACTACTCGCAGATGAACCAACGGGCAACCTTGATGAAAAAGCCGGCCAACAAGTCATGCAATTGCTATGTGAATTAGCACAAATGGCTAACACAACAGTTTTGATGGTGACTCATAGTAATACTTGCGCCAATTACATGCACAGACGTTGGCATTTAGAGCAAGGTAAAATCCATGAGTAATATTCGTGCTCAAACTGACGATGCCAACAAACCAATTGTGTCCAAGATAAATACATTATCTGAAATAGGTTTTAGTTTACGTGTTTTCTTTGCCCATTACCGGCATGCGCCTTTGCAAGCTGGCGCTATTTTACTTGGCATAATCTTAGCTGTGACCTTACTTATTGGGGTTAAATCAACTAACGAGAATGCTGTTCGAAGTTATAGTGAAGCAACTGAACTCCTAAGCCAAAGAGCCAGTTTACTTATTACACCTACAGCCGGGGAGCGTTACCTTAATGAGCAAGTTTATTTTAGATTACGTCAATCTGGCATAAGCAACGCCTTAGCCATTGTGAATGGCCTTGTAGTGGACTCACAAGGAAGACGCTGGCAAATTCAAGGCAGTGATTTATTTGCAGCAATCAATTTACAAGTCAACCAGACAACATCAAGTGACAACAATGCAGATGATAACGCCAGTCAAAATAACGCCTTTGTTAACCCTAATATCCCTATAGCTAGATTACTCGCGGCTGAAAACATTCTATTAATGAGTGAGTCCTTGGCAGATAAAATCGCCCCTAATGGTGAGTTTTATTTGCAAGATTCCAGCAAGGAGAATGCTGCCACTATCAAACTAGACGTCATCGGATTAAATGATGATTTTGGTCTAGGTAACGCCATCGTGGCTGATATTTCACTGGCACAAAAACTATTACATCAGCCAAACCAGCTCTCTTACATTGCGTTATTTGATAATCCTGAGTTATTGATTAAACGTATTAATCAGCAAAACCTGCTTCAAGAACAAGCTAATATTACCGAACAAGATCAAGGCCAAGCTCTACAAGAGCTCACTCGTAGTTTTCATTTGAATCTCAATGCCATGAGTATGTTGGCATTTGTAGTTGGACTTTTCATCGCCTATAACGGGGTGCGCTACAGTTTAATGAAGCGGCAAAAATTACTGGTGCAATTGCTTCAGTTGGGCATTCAAAAAAAACGTTTAATGCTGGCATTAATTTGCGAACTAATGCTACTGGTTATAATTGGTTCAATAATCGGTTTTATCCTTGGACTGCAACTAAGTTTGTGGCTACAACCTATGGTGGCAATGACCTTAGAGCAACTCTACGGTGCTAGACTTATGCCGGGTTCATGGCAATGGCAATGGTTAGCGCAAGCAATTGGGCTGACTTTATTTGCCGGACTATTAGCTTGCTTACCTCTATATAGACAACTCACCAATCAACCCCTTGCACGAATAAGTACTAAAACTAACCAGGTTCGCCACCTCGTTCGAACCCATAAGGTTCAATTTATCCTTGCAGTACTGAGTCTAATTGCTTGCGCGATTGCCTTTCCTTTTGCCAAGCAGTACCAAGTCAGTTTAGGGTTAATGGGCGTGGTGATTATCGCAATCCCTCTTTTGCTGCCGCTTACCATATACAAAATAAGCCAATGGCTCGCACATATCTTCCCAGCGGGTATATGGCATTACATGATTGCTGAAACCAAAGAGTTAATCGGGCCTTTATCGCTTGCCATGATGGCAATGCTATTAGCGTTAACGGCCAATATCTCTATGAATACCTTAGTGGGAAGCTTTGAAGTCACCCTAAAAACATGGCTCGAAAGCCGTCTACATGCTGACTTATACATGCGCCCTTCAGGCGATAAAATTCTCGATATACAAGACTTTTTAAGCGATAAAGAAAAAGTCAGTGGTGTTTATACCCAGTGGACTGTTCAGTCACAGTATCAAAATATGCCAGTTGAATTGGTAACCCGTGACTTATACTCAACCAAAGTCACCAGCTCATTAAAATCTCAAACCAGTGATTTATGGCAAGAATTTCAATTAGGCAATCAAATCCTCATCAGTGAGCCTATCGCCATAAAATACGGTTTAAACCTTGGTGACACTTTTGAAATAGAAGCTTTTATACAAACCTCGAGCTCACAATTATCTCGAAATACCTTGGAATCTAGTGACACATTACCCACCATTGGCGGAATATTTTTTGATTATGGTAATCCTAAAGGCCAAGTCGTCATTGACCAGGAATTATGGAAAAAAGTAGGTTTACCCGAAAAACCCAAAAGTATTGCAGCCAGTTACCAAGGTGACATCAGCGAACTTGAGCAATTGTTAGTCGACAGTAAACTAATCTCTAACGCGCAAATGTACAACCAAGCCAAGATAAAGCAACAAGCCATCGCCATGTTCAAACAAACGTTTTCTATTACCATGGTGCTCAACAGCTTAACCTTGATGGTTGCGGCCATTGGCTTGTTCAGCGCTTGTTTAATGTTAACCCAAGCTAGGCAAGCACCACTGGCTAAGCTTTATGCTTTAGGAATAAGCAAAGGCAAGTTAAGAATCATGACATTTGTGCAGATGCAGCTCATTGTGCTTCTAACATGCTTGGTAGCATTACCTACTGGCGCCGTTTTGGGGTACTTACTAATTAACAAAGTGACCTTTCAAGCCTTCGGCTGGAGTATCGCCATGTTATGGGACTGGCAAGCTTATATTCGAGTGGTGTTTATAGCATTAGCCACTAGCGCTGTCGCCATTGCAATTCCACTTTACTGGCAAACAAGAAAGCCGCTGATTAATAGTTTGCAGCAGGAGGCCTTATGAAACCGATAATCTGTCCATCATTTGTTGTATCTGTTAAAGCCAAGCTTGAAAGAACCATTTCATGGCTACTGTTGCCAGCTTTATTGATGTTAGTGGCTTGTCAGCCTGAGCCCGCTACAACTATTAGTATGGGCGGTTTATTGGGTGAGTCACCTTCACAAATGGAAGATTACGACAGTGTCACACCTGATTATCAATTTTCTTTTCCTGCCGATCACCAAAGCCATGACAATTTCCGTCAAGAATGGTGGTATTTAACCGCCAACATGCAAACACAAACAGGTGAGCAACTTGGTATTCAATGGACACAATTTAGAATTGCACTTGCAACTAATAGCTCAAGCGATGATAAAAAAACTAATTGGGCAACATCACAGATGTATATGGCTCATGCCGCGTTAACCTCAAAAAGTAATCATCAAGCAGCCGAAAAATGGTCTCGAGGCCATCCAAACCTTGCCACTATTAGTGCCCAGCCATTCACTGCAAAATTAGATAACTGGCAATGGATTAGTGAATCGGATGGGCTTTTTCCTGCGACATTATCTGTAGCAAACGACGATTTTAGTTATCAGTTGTCTTTAATAAGTCACGCTCCAATGCAACTGCAAGGTAATAAGGGTTACAGCATTAAAAGTGCTGATGCTGCCGTCGCCTCCTATTACTATAGCCAACCATTTATAGATCTAACTGGCACGATTACACGCAACGGAAAACAAGAATTGGTTTCTGGTAAAGCTTGGTTAGATAGAGAGTGGAGTTCACAATTTCTCACCAAAGCCCAACAAGGTTGGGACTGGTTTTCCATCAGATTAAATGATGGCTCTGCATTAATGGTGTTTCAGCTTCGCGGCGCAAATAAAGATACGCCCGATTTTTATAGTGCTAGACGAATGTTTTCTGACGGCTCAGGACGAAATATCAATAGTTCGCAATCACCTGATGATATTTCAATGACGCCTATTAATTGGCAGCAAACCGACAGTGGCAACTACCCCACTAGTTGGCAACTAGCAATAAATAGTGAGCAAATCGATGTCACTATCAGTGCGCTAAACCCTGATAGCAATATGCCATTATCCATTGCTTATTGGGAAGGTCCCATTAACGTTATTGGCAGCCATAATGGCAATGGTTATATGGAGTTAACTGGATATTAGTGTGCGTTACTCCCTATGTGATACACACTAAACAATCCGCACAGAAAGCACTAAGGTAAATGGTAAGAGAATAAAGAGTGAATGATTAAATTAAAACCAACTTATGAACAAAATAAAAACAATCAATAAAACCATTTAAATCTACTACTTCCCCTTCATTTTCTCCCATCTTCACCTAGAATCAATGTATCGCTTAAATTAACACCAGCTAAATAAGTGACTGAGTAACTTCTAAAATGTGTTATAGATCACATGATAAAATGTGATCTACGACAATAAATCCCCAGTATACTCATTGCGAGGTATACCCATGATAAATGTGAGGTTTAAACTCAACATTATAGAGATGAATAAAGCCATTATTTGGCATATAAAACGATGATTAACCTTTCAAGGTTATCAACTAACAGCAAAGAGTGAGGAAACACCATGAGCATAAGCCGTCGCGAGTTTCTAAAAGCCAATGCCGCTACTGCAGCCGCGTCGGCTGTTGGGCTTGCCTTACCAATCAAAATGGTTCAAGCAGAAGAAAAATCTGCAGAAATTAAATGGGATAAAGCCCCATGTCGTTTCTGTGGTGTAGGTTGTAGTGTATTAGTCGGAACAAAAGGCGGTAAAGTTGTTGCGACTCAAGGTGACCCAGAAAGCCCTGTAAACAAAGGTCTTAACTGTGTTAAAGGCTACTTCCTTTCTAAGATCATGTACGGTAAGGACCGTTTAACTTCGCCATTATTAAGAATGAAAGATGGCAAGTATGACAAAGAAGGCGAATTCACTCCTGTTAGTTGGGATGTTGCTCTAGACACTATGGCTGACAAGTGGAAAGAAAGCATCGCTAAAAAAGGCCCGACTTCAGTTGGTATGTTTGGTTCTGGTCAATGGACTATTTGGGAAGGCTACGCTGCATCTAAATTGCATAAAGCTGGCTTCTTAACCAACAACATCGATCCTAACGCTCGTCACTGTATGGCATCGGCGGTAGGTGGTTTCATGCGTACTTTTGGCATTGATGAGCCAATGGGTAGTTATGACGACTTCGAAGCGGCAGATCACTTCGTGCTTTGGGGCGCGAACATGGCAGAAATGCATCCAATTTTATGGTCACGCTTAACTGACCGTCGCTTAAGCCATGCTGGCAGCAAAGTTCACGTGCTTTCTACTTTCGAAAACCGTAGCTTTGAATTAGCTGATAACGCGATGGTGTTTAAGCCACAGTCTGACCTAGTTATCTTGAACTACATTGCTAACTACATCATTCAAAACGACGCGGTTAATAAAGACTTCGTTAGCAAACACACAAACTTCGCAGAAGGTGTGACTGATATCGGTTACGGCCTTCGCCCTGAGCACCCTCTTGAGAAGAAAGCAAAGAACCCTGGTAATGGTAAGTCTAAGCCTATCTCTTTTGAAGAATACGCAAAGTTTGTCAGTACTTATACTGCTGAATACGCATCTGAGATGAGTGGCGTGCCTGTTGAGAATCTTGAAGAAATGGCTAAAGCATATGCTGATCCTAACATCAAGATCATGAGCTTATGGACTATGGGTATTAACCAACATACTCGTGGTGTTTGGGCAAATAACATGCTTTATAACATTCACTTGCTAACCGGTAAAATTGCCACTCCAGGTAACAGCCCGTTCTCATTAACTGGCCAACCATCAGCTTGTGGTACTGCTCGTGAAGTCGGTACATTCGCTCACCGTCTCCCTGCTGATATGGTAGTGGCAAATCCTAAGCATCGTGCAATGACTGAAGATTTATGGCAATTACCAGAAGGCACTATTCCGCCTAAACCTGGTTACCATGCTGTTCTTCAAAGCCGTATGCTTAAAGATGGCAAACTAAACTGTTACTGGACTATGTGTACCAATAACATGCAAGCCGGTCCAAACATTAACGATGAAATTTACCCAGGCTTCCGCAACCCTGAAAACTTCATTGTGGTGTCTGATCCATATCCTACAGTAACGGCAACAGCAGCTGACTTGATTCTTCCTACTGCGATGTGGGTTGAGAAAGAAGGTGCATATGGTAATGCAGAACGTCGTACTCATATGTGGCATCAGCAAGTTAAAGCACCTGAAGGCGCTAAGTCTGACTTATGGCAGCTTGTTGAGTTCTCTAAGCGCTTTAAGGTTTCAGAAGTTTGGCCTGCAGAGTTAATTGCTAAAAAGCCTGAATACGCTGAAAAGACTTTATATGACATCTTGTTTGCGAACGGCGTAGTGGATAAATTCCCTACTTCTGAATGTAAAGGCGACTACAACGACGAAAACGATGCATTCGGATTCTACCTTCAAAAAGGTCTGTTTGAAGAATATGCTCAGTTTGGTCGTGGACACGGTCACGATTTAGATGCATTTGACAACTATCATGAAAACCGCGGTAAACGTTGGCCTGTAGTCAATGGTACCGAAACGGTTCGTCGTTTTGTTGAAGGCAGTGACCCATACGTTAAAGCGGGTGAAGGTTATAACTTCTACGGCAAGCCTGATGGTCGCGCAGTGATTTTTGCTCTGCCATTCGAGCCTGCTGCTGAAGAGCCAAATGAAGAGTTTGACCTATGGATGTCAACCGGTCGCGTACTTGAGCATTGGCATACCGCCAGTATGACAGCCCGTGTACCTGAACTACATAAGTCATACCCTGATGCACAAGTATTCATGCATCCTAAAGATGCGAGCAATCGCGGTCTTAAAAATGGTGATGAAGTGAAAGTGATTTCTCCACGCGGTGAAGTTAAAACTCGTGTTGAAACCAAAGGCCGCAACAAGCCACCTGTCGGCGTGGTATTTATGCCATTCTTTGATGCTAGACAGCTGGTAAACAAACTATTACTTGATGCAACGGATCCATTATCGAAAGAAACGGATTTCAAGAAGTGTCCTGTGAAGATTGTTAAAGCCTAACTTGACTGAAGCGATGTCTTATCAAACGGAATATAGGCATCGCAATCACTAATTTTCTCTATCCATTTACAAAAAATAATGGATATGACGGAGTGTAAACCATGAAGAAAATACTCAGCCTTGCTGCGATAGTGCTCAGTCTTAGCGCATGCTCAGGTCAACAAACACCAGAAACAGCAGCTCCTGTGACTGTTAAATCACTAGCTGGCGATGTAGCCATTACAGCAACAATGCCAGCAGACGCTAAAGCGACTTACCCAAGCCGTGGTAAATCATTAGAAAGAACATTTGTGCATATGCCACCACTCATCCCGCACAAAGACTCTTATAAAATTACCATGAAGAAAAATGGTTGTTTATCGTGTCACAGCACAGAGAAAGCAGCGCGTATGAAAGCTACGCCTGTTGATGCATCTCACGTGAAAGCTGATGGCGAATTTGACGATAAGTACTACTTCTGCGTCCAGTGTCACGTTGCTCAAGCTGACAACAAAGAAGCCATTGTTGGTAACACTCACACTAACTAAGCTTTATTGAGCCTGTATAGTGCAAGCAATAAAATGCCACCGTCCTATGACAGTGGCATTTTTGATGGCTGCTAATTTTCTAA
This window of the Shewanella goraebulensis genome carries:
- a CDS encoding lipocalin-like domain-containing protein translates to MKPIICPSFVVSVKAKLERTISWLLLPALLMLVACQPEPATTISMGGLLGESPSQMEDYDSVTPDYQFSFPADHQSHDNFRQEWWYLTANMQTQTGEQLGIQWTQFRIALATNSSSDDKKTNWATSQMYMAHAALTSKSNHQAAEKWSRGHPNLATISAQPFTAKLDNWQWISESDGLFPATLSVANDDFSYQLSLISHAPMQLQGNKGYSIKSADAAVASYYYSQPFIDLTGTITRNGKQELVSGKAWLDREWSSQFLTKAQQGWDWFSIRLNDGSALMVFQLRGANKDTPDFYSARRMFSDGSGRNINSSQSPDDISMTPINWQQTDSGNYPTSWQLAINSEQIDVTISALNPDSNMPLSIAYWEGPINVIGSHNGNGYMELTGY
- the napA gene encoding nitrate reductase catalytic subunit NapA; its protein translation is MSISRREFLKANAATAAASAVGLALPIKMVQAEEKSAEIKWDKAPCRFCGVGCSVLVGTKGGKVVATQGDPESPVNKGLNCVKGYFLSKIMYGKDRLTSPLLRMKDGKYDKEGEFTPVSWDVALDTMADKWKESIAKKGPTSVGMFGSGQWTIWEGYAASKLHKAGFLTNNIDPNARHCMASAVGGFMRTFGIDEPMGSYDDFEAADHFVLWGANMAEMHPILWSRLTDRRLSHAGSKVHVLSTFENRSFELADNAMVFKPQSDLVILNYIANYIIQNDAVNKDFVSKHTNFAEGVTDIGYGLRPEHPLEKKAKNPGNGKSKPISFEEYAKFVSTYTAEYASEMSGVPVENLEEMAKAYADPNIKIMSLWTMGINQHTRGVWANNMLYNIHLLTGKIATPGNSPFSLTGQPSACGTAREVGTFAHRLPADMVVANPKHRAMTEDLWQLPEGTIPPKPGYHAVLQSRMLKDGKLNCYWTMCTNNMQAGPNINDEIYPGFRNPENFIVVSDPYPTVTATAADLILPTAMWVEKEGAYGNAERRTHMWHQQVKAPEGAKSDLWQLVEFSKRFKVSEVWPAELIAKKPEYAEKTLYDILFANGVVDKFPTSECKGDYNDENDAFGFYLQKGLFEEYAQFGRGHGHDLDAFDNYHENRGKRWPVVNGTETVRRFVEGSDPYVKAGEGYNFYGKPDGRAVIFALPFEPAAEEPNEEFDLWMSTGRVLEHWHTASMTARVPELHKSYPDAQVFMHPKDASNRGLKNGDEVKVISPRGEVKTRVETKGRNKPPVGVVFMPFFDARQLVNKLLLDATDPLSKETDFKKCPVKIVKA
- a CDS encoding nitrate reductase cytochrome c-type subunit yields the protein MKKILSLAAIVLSLSACSGQQTPETAAPVTVKSLAGDVAITATMPADAKATYPSRGKSLERTFVHMPPLIPHKDSYKITMKKNGCLSCHSTEKAARMKATPVDASHVKADGEFDDKYYFCVQCHVAQADNKEAIVGNTHTN